The genomic window ttaccaggagacgatgtctatattgtggctcaacaggccacgcaagtttattatctctcgtacccgtgcaaaaccgttgagcgtcttaagggttgggatgttgtgtacaaggtaccgccacacggtaaactaccagtcccaaacaatgaagattacaacatagaccccaacacatatgatggagaattctttcaagaagatggcCTCGTAGGGAATTTTGAGATCGACTTGACGGAAGCTCAgggcatggaagtagacaatgaaactggtgctgacgaggatgaagaagatgaggttgagaatGCGAGGGACTTGAAATTACTTGAGCGGTTACATTTaggcaatgacaatgatgacggcattcctcctcccgagcatcagGATGATTATTTCAACACACGTGATAGtaatgatgagacttatgatccagctgttcccgatgatgatgattatttctaataattgtatgtttatttctaataactgtatgtttttttagtatgcttcatCTATTTAGATCAAGTTGTATCATCCGAATtaattggtttactctttctcaTAGCAGGTGATTGAAGCATGGTGGGTGGTATGAGGAAGTTAACGTCGCTATACAAAAAGGCGACGGGGAAAGCCACGGATGCAGGTGACGGGTCCGGAAAGAGACCCCGGGGAAGACCTCTAGGAAGGCCGAGAGGCAgaggcaggggtggaggaggtgcttctatacctgctgttgaggaggagactgagtcgcctctaggtgcggctgagtctgagtctgactcgcctatacctacagctgcgactcagtctggggatgaggaggagcaggtagaggaggagcaggtagaccaggggggtagctcttgctctacttcttctcgtgtgtggctgcgtggtccttctagcctcccgaggcgaccgatgccaatggctagacgcccgctcattcgaccagatggagagaagtaaatggctctctctactctcactatttttttgcctttgtatcttcaatatttcaacacatactaataatttgcctttacacttgtgcaggaactggctgaaggttggagagggtgaccactcacgccatgtaaacggcatccttggacttttgatcaaggagaagttccctGGCATGGTTACTTTGGGCGGAGTAACCGAGCCGGCATACACATGGGCCCACTATGCAGCCGCGCTGGACGCCCGTGACCgggagggaagggtgtttcCCAATAGAACTgagcgggtgaaggccgagctgtgggtaagtttctttcgcactacattagtcaatactaatcgcatggaaattatttaactaatgactggatccgtcgcgtctatatgcaggatttttttagatgcgagctgggcttggaggctagggcagctgctgtcgtcgacaaagctgccaagaagcttgttaaggatatgcactatgaggcacgcgtccaggccgtgatcaaatttcacgcggaacaccttggagcgaaggtgacaaaaaaagacgctaggactatatctctgacccgggagcagtacctgcaggtaaagtacattaaagcttattattccttagattactaacacttaatttcttcttcttatatatcatgtacttgattatttaggtgcctccggggtggtgcgcaggagaccttccgtgctggacggtgatcgtggacaagtggtgcgctcccgagtgggaggagagtcacaatgcttgccgggaaaggcgattgttgatgcctggcgcgccacaccatcaaggcaacctcagcctgactagtttcgcggctagatgggtatgcaatagcatctgttgttcccaagctcagttctccttaatttctgtgcgggcatcccctttatgaatgttattgcttttctgttgcagtcggcaaaaaatgatggtcagcctctctcccagttcaaggcttatgctttggcccataagtcaaaggcgatgcacggggttgcatatgacccgaatgacccggcctcagtgtacaccaacgagaacgtcaaggctcgcctggatggatacacatcgatggcaaaggctgtccagactttgatccgagcgagcatgatcttgatggggaagtggttatgagggcgggaggaggcaagaaacatggccggttctggattggcgacAGCACACTCAatacggccaccactccctctctctctctcagcttagagctcagagcacgagctTAGGTCTGGGTATACGccctcgcccagagcctacacggattgcgatgaatgaaatccaggttagttctatttcattcatcctccatgatctttacatgctttgcattggaacgatgatgagattgcgatgacatactgtaggcccagctggatgaagaaaggaggctccggcacgaattagagagattgttcgaggagaggatggcggcaaaacgatcccagtggtatgcgatgatgacgcccctttatgctgcaatgggccaaactccgccaccgatgccaaccccttctcgcccacttgctccacaggctccacacactcctgtgagttagtttatagccttgtaatcaccattattgccattcctacaaccatagagtgttgtgctaactatctcctcctttgtgcagtatccatcagagggatcgaatacgcctggagctggaggttcgcactttggtactccacctcactttggtttgttctcctcactttgaaaacttacttttgtaaccccatatccatacttagcatttctgtttactttcaaatgcatacttcttacttagtgtttctgctccttgattgatgcaggttaaggtggtaatcaagtgtggAGTCCGTTACAGTctgcaatattttctttttgtttggactatattttgctatcttgtcatgacaatttgtgatgtttgtgtcacttgcgatgtttatgcgacggtttatgtgatgtttgtggcatatgtgatgtttatgtgacggtttatgtgatgtttgtataatatgcgatgtttatgtgaaggtggtaatctgtgaaatatatataaattgttttgaattgcagcgacagttttgaatctggtatggatcaattgACAATCTGGTATataacagtttgccgagtgtaacactcggtaaacaaggctatgccgagtgtaacactcggcaaacgtgacacgtgtcgcaaggctgttcaatctggcattttggatgccagtttgccgagtgtatacactcggcaaagagtgcTATCTGGGTgctattctgtgctcactttgccgagtaccctccaatacactcggcaaacgtgccgtgatttgccgagtgtattccacggacactcggcaaagtcggCAAACTGCCCAAAAAAGGGACGATGTGCGAGCGCCACGTGTCCtcgagtttgccgagtgtatacctTAGACAGTCGGCAAAGAGGACGTTAAGGCCCTGGCGCCGTTAGGCCGCTTTTTTTTggccgagtgtcgtatttggctctcggcaaatatgtttgccgagtgcgcgatataaaacactcggcaaacagctgtttaccggcactgtgtatgccgacagtgttatgccgagtgttacactcggtaaacactttgccgagtgtttttagaGCTTTGCAGGCCACGGCAATGTCTCAAAATCCAGTACTGTATGGTATTAAGTGTGTAGAAATGCTTTCcacatgaatttggcgagctcaTTCCTTTCTTCGAAAGGACGcttataggaaaaaaaaaactttttatttttgcacaacatttcttttttaaatcatTTTTGGAAGTTTCTTCTGGATCCTTTTATTTTGtagattcataattttttcatgggcagacttaattttttttgttcaacATTTTTTTACATGTTGACAAACCACGTTAATGGAACGATATGAAGCAGCGAGGCCTAAGCATATACAGCAGGGTGTTTAGGAAGGTGTTTATAGGAAAAAATAGAGTTTTTTAACTACAGTAGCACATGCTCTTAGATAGAGAACAGGATACTTACGTATCTCTGTAGTTAACAAGATAATACAACAATAATGCTAATAAGATAGTTAACTATATTTAAGAATATGTAGCCGTTGATAGTATTGAGAGTTATAATTTTAACGTAGATGTTTAACATTTTTTAATATCCGGCATGGTTTATACCCTAATGGGTTATAGTAGTAGCCCTGTGCACAGATGGACCCCCAGCCGAACAAACGCCTGAAAACCATCCATCCGGCCTCAGGTAAGCTTGCCCCTCACGGCAAACAGCTAAACTCGGACTGGCCCATCCATTTATCGATCCAATCCGAGCCCCGACTCCGCTTAAATCCCACGCCCTGCCTCGCGCGCACGAAGAAGCACTCTGCACCTCCGCTCTCTTGCCGTCTccactcctcttcctcctctgcaCGATCCGATCGATCAACACCTCTGCTCCGCCGCGCGtctcccatcccatcccatggTGATGCCGCCCCGCTCCTCATCCTCCGGCATGCGGAGCATCCGCCGGGAGCTCCAGCGCAGGAGGCCCAAGCCCTTGGCGCCCACGAGGCCGGCCGCCAAGAAGCCCTCCGCGCCGCCACAGCCGCGTGAAGCTGCGCGCGACAAGGTCCAGGAGACACGCCCTCGTCCGCCGCGCGTGGAGGATCCGTCTTCGACTACCTCCCAGTCCCGAGGCTCCGCCGGGACCACCCACGCGCCGCCACCGCGTCGCCCTCGGCCTGACGCTCCGCCGCGCTCTTCTGTCGCCTCTCCCTctacgccgccgccgtctcggTCCAGCGCCTCCTCGACCGGGTCCGCGTGCGCAGCCACCCCCGGCGTCACCGCGCACCTGAAGCCTGGCACGGCGGTTCTTGTGCGCACGAGGACCGCGATACAGGCAATGGGAAAAACCGTCGTGCTCTGGCTCCCCGCGACGGTCGTGCAGCCCACCGATGGAGGCTACGAGGTCGTCTACAAGGGCAAGTTGCCTCGCGAAGACCCCTACGCCACCGTCCACATCGCGCGTTACCACGTCAGGATGCAGAAACCGTCAACGACGATTCCGCCGCCGTCCCAGCCGCCATCCAGCGCCGCCAGCTCCTACgcgtccgccaccaccaccatggccGCCGCATGCAAGAGTTCGGAGATGCATCCCGCGCCAAGACCGACCACGGCGGGGAAGTCCCTGCGCCTCGTCCGCAACCTCGCGTCCGAGATGGAGCGCCAGTCCCGGGCTGCCTTGTCGGGATACTAGCTAGCTGCTGTTTGCTGCTCGATGCAGGGCTTCCTCGTTCATGGGTGGTCTCTTTTTTGTGTCGATTAATTCATGAATTGTGTTAGCTCTCATGAGAGATCTTGTGTAATTGGCAAAAGAAAATTGCCAACACGACTTGTTTAAATCAGTATTTACTGACGAgcataatctttttggtttggTGATTCATAAGTTCGAGTGAGTCTTTGTAAACGTTCTCGCTGAgaatgattcatatggtttgtGTTAAGTATTAGCGATATTGTATGGTTGTACTTGCCTCGTTTACCTTTTCAAATTAAGGATCACTGTACTTACCAAATCCCGGATTCATCCAGCTATATATGAAAGGATACCCCTCTTAATTGGATGTGCGGTGATTGTCTCTCCTTCCATCTCTCTACATGATTTCAGAGCTGTTCTGATCTCTTTCGACTTCCGTTGCCTCTCTCTAACACGCCGGCATCACCTCTCCTGTGCCCCAACCTCGCTGCGTGGCGTTCCTCCGTGCGTGCCCTCCACTCGACGCCATGTCGACCGActccgccacctcctccgcaACAAGTGACTCTCTACATTAAGATCATTAATCACTATGTTTGCGTGATTCGTATGTTCTTGCTTCATAGTTATCtaaaatatatatgtgatgGACATATTTATCACTTGGTGCTTTGCAAATGATCTGTGACGATGTTTAGTTTCATTTTGTAAATCAAAACTAATGAACTCTGGGGTCCCTAAAAATAGTCTCATGGAACGTTCTTTCTTCTTTGGTAGCTAGTGGATCAGGTGAGGTCTCCAAGTTTCATATATCAAACTCCATACCAACTTCCAATTTTGCCATTTCAACTATCTCGATATTTTGAGCAAATAGCCACCCTACGTatgcagaagaaaaaaaaacctgatTGTGTTAGGCCTCTACATCTCACTTCCACCTCTGTTTCAACTATCTCGATCTTCAGTCACTGAGAGCCACCACTGCACCATCTTGTAGGAATTGATCCAACTCTCATTCCTATTTTGGTTCTAGGCTGTCAAGTTTCTCCTACTCCGAATTCAGTAGCAATAGACACTTTCAGTATGGCAAAAACGTAGAACTAGGATTACCCGGCAAAGATCTTGTCAAAAAAATGTAGACCTTTCTAAGATGTCGCCATTACTTTCTCAATAAGGGGACAGTTTACAGACCGTGGCTATATATAATTGCACCCATGCTTCGTTTGGTTGCTACACAAGACAAAATGATCCAATCTCCACCAGATCTTCTCCTAATCAAGTGCTTATCCCTCTTCCTATGTTCATGCTGACATCTACTCTATTGGCCACAGGAGTAGTCCTATCTGAGAGATCTGTTACTTGTCCCACTTATGTATCTTCCACTCTAGCAATTGCTGAATGATCATCTGCACAAACAACACATCAAGGTCATATACCCGTCATTTCTTTTTATCAAATTAAAACATACATCTGTCATTGTTGTCATTATGAAAAACATGAAGCAGCACTTGCAGGATTGTCGATTAGTAGGATTCGATTACACAAATTTTCTTCATGTACAGAGAAGTAATTTCTCTTTTTAAGAATACAGCGTGGACAAAACAACAATGAAAAACATTTATGCATACTTGTCCAGTTGAATCTACGTTGCCGATCGTGGCCTGGCACGCCAATCTCCACGTCTTTGGTTTCTGAAGAACACATAATTTTATCAATACGTCTAATCTTGTGTATTTGTCTTTTTCGATTAAACCTTTACTTTATCTTATGAGTCAAATCTCTAAATTCTTATAGTCGCCTTGGGCTTTAAattttctttagaacccaaacttATTAAAGCTCATTTATgttagtgatgacttccttggtatctaaataggttggttcccctcctaattctttctcccaaccatatgtacAACTATTTTACCATTGTTATTCTTCTTGAGCGTGTAGTGATTGCTCTTAGTTTTGACTTATAGTTGAGCTAGGTGTAGATGTTAGAGGTCTTATTGAAGaggttcattgctttcttctttttcttggtcttcttctttacttgtttgcattggaaggacttgtgaccttcttgatgatatttgaagtatgtcatggtagacccctccgcaagctatttcatcatggtagcatggttatcttgaggaggttagacATGGTTATTGCCCTTTAATCTCGCCAAGTCTTTGAGTTTTTCGACTTcttacttgagttcatcattttcttgtgcaatgagttcattagatggttctcaaaaatattctcaacacatatctcattgcaatggggtgagcatgatatatcagttaaatcattgcaagaagtagaaatatctaccttaggattaaaatcaAATAGAGAGGTATATTACTCTAAAGGGGTCTTAGATTGAGATTTAATACACTCAAATTTTGTCTTAAGCTTatcatactccttgtttagcaaattgaatttgcttaataattgttcataattagaaacaaatatatCATGAATATCATTGAGGGtattaaattttttaagttcCTTAGATTGTTTATTAAGGACCTTTTGTTACTCATTGATTAAatgaaagagttcatcataggagggagaatcctcaacggatttatcatcacttatatatatttctatacctttggtcataagacatttgtgtgatgatggcttgcgtgatgatgatcttgagaaagagcttttcttggaggagtAGGTGGCAAAACTCTCATcatttgaacttgaatcttcatcttcactcacccattttctcatacttgcaaatgctttggctctttcTCTTGTCTCCATGGTGCTCTtagccttcttctccttcttgatttgattaattgttttgaccaaatctttcatgaagattcgatgatcaatcttggtattgatcttttCCATGTTCTTCTACACTTGAGAGATGATCTTGGCGACTTTGggatctatttcttcatcatttgatgtgctttgctcatcatcttcatttctctcttcatcttcgcttgagcttgactcttgctcttgctcttatctcctcatctttatcttcatatgtgggcatggtgcttgcttacgtatgagagcaagattcttggcatcggatgaggaagaggcttccactcctatgttcatggtcatctcatgggagGTGATATTGCTGAGCATttgacttagagtcatcttcttgatgtcattattgcCGTAGATGATAgggactatcaacttgtactttgaaagaagtgcttgaagtattcttctcatcacttgattatcgtcaattggcatcaaacctagcctattgatcttattgacaagaatattcaaatatgagtacatgTTATTATCACTTTTATGGGAAAATTGTTTAAtgttattgagcttagtaacaagcatatgGTTTTATGTATTTTAACGAGATTATTCctaatatcatgtgcattggtgagataataaatacgattaaatgcatcaacatttaaagatgataaaatgatactcttcactaatgcatctaattgcctctccttgttggtgatgcaaggtctcatcccttcctcggtaactctctaaacatctagacccttggcttgcaaataacaagatattagaattttttaacaGGGGAAATTTACGTCATCGACAAGTGaagcgctatgggtatccatcctaaccccggacgtc from Phragmites australis chromosome 14, lpPhrAust1.1, whole genome shotgun sequence includes these protein-coding regions:
- the LOC133890286 gene encoding uncharacterized protein LOC133890286; the protein is MVMPPRSSSSGMRSIRRELQRRRPKPLAPTRPAAKKPSAPPQPREAARDKVQETRPRPPRVEDPSSTTSQSRGSAGTTHAPPPRRPRPDAPPRSSVASPSTPPPSRSSASSTGSACAATPGVTAHLKPGTAVLVRTRTAIQAMGKTVVLWLPATVVQPTDGGYEVVYKGKLPREDPYATVHIARYHVRMQKPSTTIPPPSQPPSSAASSYASATTTMAAACKSSEMHPAPRPTTAGKSLRLVRNLASEMERQSRAALSGY